In Methanosarcina siciliae T4/M, one genomic interval encodes:
- the nth gene encoding endonuclease III, translated as MTENKSKKSAPSEPLQEYDIPDNRHNFDRVWALLKAEYPNAKPSLNYSNPLELLVATVLSAQSTDVQINRVTENLFKKYRTAEDYAGADLRELEIDIYSTGFYKNKAKNIKAAAQIIVERFGGEVPKTMEELVALPGVGRKTANIVLARAFGVIEGIAVDTHVKRVSRRLGFTMHSDPEKIEKDLIALARKEDLDSISMTLIYHGRKVCQARKPRCHICVVKKLCPSSIIFIGE; from the coding sequence ATGACCGAAAACAAATCGAAGAAATCAGCTCCCAGTGAACCCCTGCAGGAGTATGATATCCCCGACAACAGACATAATTTTGACAGGGTATGGGCGCTTTTGAAAGCAGAGTACCCGAATGCAAAACCTTCTCTTAACTACAGCAACCCCCTGGAACTTCTTGTAGCAACTGTCCTTTCCGCCCAGTCAACAGATGTCCAGATCAACAGAGTAACTGAAAATTTGTTCAAAAAATACAGGACTGCCGAGGATTATGCCGGGGCAGACCTCAGGGAACTCGAAATTGACATTTATTCCACTGGCTTTTACAAAAACAAAGCAAAAAACATCAAAGCTGCGGCACAAATAATTGTAGAACGCTTTGGGGGGGAAGTCCCGAAGACCATGGAGGAACTGGTAGCCCTTCCCGGTGTAGGGAGAAAAACCGCGAATATAGTACTTGCAAGGGCTTTTGGGGTAATAGAAGGTATTGCCGTGGATACCCATGTAAAAAGAGTATCAAGAAGGCTTGGCTTTACCATGCACTCCGACCCGGAAAAAATTGAAAAGGACCTGATAGCCCTTGCCCGAAAAGAAGACCTCGATTCAATTTCCATGACCCTGATCTATCATGGCAGGAAAGTTTGCCAGGCAAGAAAACC